The following are from one region of the Sorghum bicolor cultivar BTx623 chromosome 2, Sorghum_bicolor_NCBIv3, whole genome shotgun sequence genome:
- the LOC8070908 gene encoding peptidyl-prolyl cis-trans isomerase CYP21-1 has translation MLRKAVVAFIACAALYLAFSAYSRRQSIAEVQLPAVTHRVYLDVEIDGQHIGRIVIGLYGEVVPKTVENFRALCTGEKGVGSNGKPLHYKGTPFHRIIPGFMIQGGDIVRGDGKGSESIYGGIFPDENFTVKHTHPGVVAMANSGLDSNGSQFYITTIKTSWLDGEHVVFGRVIQGMDTVYAIEGGAGTYNGKPRKKAVITDSGEIPKEKWGDQEA, from the exons ATGCTGCGGAAGGCCGTCGTCGCCTTCATCGCTTGCGCCGCCCTGTACCTCGCCTTCTCCGCCTACTCCCGGCGCCAG AGCATTGCAGAGGTTCAATTACCAGCAGTTACTCACAGGGTCTACCTAGATGTAGAAATTGATGGCCAACACATAG GTAGAATTGTTATTGGTCTCTATGGGGAGGTTGTTCCAAAAACAGTTG AAAACTTTAGGGCCCTTTGTACAG GTGAAAAAGGTGTCGGGTCCAATGGCAAACCTCTTCACTATAAAGGAACACCATTCCATCGTATTATCCCTGGCTTCATGATTCAGGGTGGTGACATAGTTAGAGGTGACGGGAAAGGAAGTGAGTCTATATATGGAGGCATCTTCCCAGATGAGAATTTCACTGTGAAACATACACATCCAG GTGTTGTTGCTATGGCGAATTCTGGACTTGATTCCAACGGATCCCAGTTTTACATAACTACTATCAAGACAAGCTG GTTGGATGGGGAGCATGTTGTCTTTGGCAGGGTGATCCAGGGAATGGATACCGTGTACGCCATTGAAGGGGGTGCTGGGACTTACAATGGCAAGCCGAGGAAGAAGGCGGTGATCACTGACTCTGGTGAGATACCCAAGGAGAAATGGGGTGATCAGGAAGCTTAG
- the LOC8063317 gene encoding ribonuclease 3, with product MGGRRTIVLSLILGLLAAANAVPFDFFYLILMWPGAYCEDSDNGCCVPKYGYPAEDFFVEFFQTFDVSINKPIVRCRNGSPFDAKKLDKIENNINHYWIRLKCPPTDGVNAWKSAWDNYGVCSGLKQLDYFKAALSLRKQADILGALADQGILPDYKLYNTARIKAAVAAKLGVEPGLQCRDGPFGKKQLYQVYLCVDTDAKTFIKCPKLPATLSCPASVVFHPFYTWMLNSTATFDSKILLPTQTMLN from the exons ATGGGAGGCCGCAGAACGATCGTGTTGAGCCTAATCCTTGGCTTACTGGCAGCTGCCAATGCGGTGCCCTTTGATTTCTTTTACCTTATCCTCATG TGGCCTGGAGCATACTGCGAGGACAGCGACAATGGTTGCTGCGTGCCCAAGTACGGCTACCCGGCGGAGGATTTCTTCGTCGAGTTCTTCCAAACCTTCGACGTGTCCATTAACAAGCCCATAGTCCGTTGCAGGAACGGCAGCCCCTTCGATGCTAAAAAG CTGGACAAGATCGAGAACAACATCAACCACTACTGGATCAGGCTCAAGTGCCCGCCAACCGACGGCGTGAACGCGTGGAAGAGCGCCTGGGACAACTACGGCGTCTGCTCAGGCCTCAAGCAGCTGGACTACTTCAAGGCGGCGCTCAGCCTCAGGAAGCAGGCCGACATCCTCGGCGCCCTCGCCGACCAGGGCATCCTGCCGGACTACAAGCTGTACAACACGGCGAGGATCAAGGCGGCGGTGGCCGCGAAGCTGGGCGTCGAGCCGGGCCTGCAGTGCCGGGACGGGCCGTTCGGCAAGAAGCAGCTGTACCAGGTCTACCTCTGCGTGGACACGGACGCCAAGACCTTCATCAAGTGCCCCAAACTGCCGGCGACGCTGAGCTGCCCGGCGTCCGTCGTCTTCCACCCGTTCTACACCTGGATGCTCAACTCCACCGCCACCTTCGACTCCAAGATCCTGCTCCCCACTCAGACCATGCTGAACTGA
- the LOC8070909 gene encoding extracellular ribonuclease LE produces the protein MASSRIPLLCLLGLLLVASPAIADDSSGIYYQLALLWPGAYCEQTNAGCCKPTTGVSPARDFYITGLTVYNATTNAALTECSNQAPYNPNLITGIGLEQYWINIKCPANNGQRSWKNAWKKAGACSGLDEKAYFEKALSFRSKINPLVRLKQNGIEDDFELYGLKAIKKVFKSGINAEPVIQCSKGPFDKYMLYQLYFCANGNGTFIDCPAPAKYTCSNSVLFHPYKKWMLKQQLSDESADFYDSADPFVLPGLAMDN, from the exons ATGGCTTCCTCCAGGATCCCACTCCTGTGCCTCCTTGGCTTGCTGCTAGTAGCTTCTCCCGCAATTGCTGATGACTCCTCCGGTATCTACTACCAGCTTGCTCTTCTG TGGCCAGGAGCATACTGCGAGCAGACCAACGCTGGATGCTGCAAGCCGACGACCGGCGTCTCGCCGGCGCGCGACTTCTACATAACGGGCCTCACCGTCTACAACGCGACCACCAACGCTGCACTGACGGAATGCAGCAATCAAGCTCCTTACAACCCTAACCTG ATTACCGGCATCGGCCTGGAGCAGTACTGGATCAACATCAAGTGCCCCGCCAACAACGGCCAGAGAAGCTGGAAGAACGCCTGGAAGAAGGCCGGCGCCTGCTCCGGCCTCGACGAGAAAGCCTACTTCGAGAAGGCCCTCTCCTTCCGTAGCAAGATCAACCCCCTCGTTCGCCTAAAACAAAATG GTATCGAGGATGACTTCGAGCTCTACGGGTTGAAGGCGATCAAGAAGGTGTTCAAGAGCGGGATCAACGCGGAGCCGGTGATCCAGTGCAGCAAGGGGCCCTTCGACAAGTACATGCTGTACCAGCTCTACTTCTGCGCGAACGGCAACGGGACGTTCATCGACTGCCCCGCGCCGGCCAAGTACACCTGCTCCAATTCCGTCCTCTTCCACCCCTACAAGAAGTGGATGCTCAAGCAGCAGCTCAGCGACGAGTCCGCCGACTTCTACGATTCAGCCGACCCTTTCGTGCTGCCTGGCCTCGCCATGGACAACTGA
- the LOC8070910 gene encoding proteasome subunit alpha type-7-B, with amino-acid sequence MARYDRAITVFSPDGHLFQVEYALEAVRKGNAAVGVRGTDTVVLGVEKKSTPKLQDSRSVRKIACLDTHIALACAGLKADARVLINRARVECQSHRLTVEDPVTVEYITRYIAGLQQKYTQSGGVRPFGLSTLIVGFDPYTDKPALYQTDPSGTFSAWKANATGRNSNSMREFLEKNYKETSGKETIKLAIRALLEVVESGGKNIEVAVMTKKDGLRELEEAEIDEYVAEIEAEKAAAEAAKKGAPKDT; translated from the exons ATGGCCCGCTACGACCGCGCGATCACCGTCTTCTCCCCCGACGGCCACCTCTTCCAGGTCGAGTACGCCCTCGAGGCCGTCCGCAAGGGAAACGCCGCCGTCGGCGTCCGCGGCACGGACACCGTCGTCCTCGGCGTCGAGAAGAAGTCCACCCCCAAGCTCCAGGACTCCAG GTCCGTGCGCAAGATCGCGTGCCTCGACACCCACATCGCGCTGGCGTGCGCGGGGCTGAAGGCGGACGCGCGCGTTCTCATCAACCGCGCGCGGGTCGAGTGCCAGAGCCACCGACTCACCGTCGAGGACCCCGTCACCGTTGAGTACATCACCCGCTACATCGCTGGGCTGCAGCAGAAGTATACACAGAGTGGTGGAGTCCGCCCCTTCGGCCTCTCCACTCTCATTGTCGGCTTCGACCCCTACACCGACAAGCCGGCGCTGTACCAGACCGACCCATCCGGTACCTTCTCTGCTTGGAAGGCCAACGCCACGGGAAGGAACTCCAACTCTATGCGTGAGTTTCTGGAGAAGAACTACAAGGAGACCTCCGGCaaggagaccatcaagcttgcTATCCGTGCACTTTTAGAG GTTGTTGAAAGTGGTGGGAAGAACATCGAGGTTGCAGTGATGACAAAGAAGGATGGTCTCCGGGAACTCGAGGAGGCTGAGATTGATGAATATGTTGCCGAGATTGAGGCAGAGAAGGCTGCAGCGGAGGCTGCAAAGAAGGGAGCCCCGAAGGACACCTAA